GCGACATCAACATTGGCCGAAAGTGTACCGGCGCTCGGAGATTTGCGTTTGATCTCGAGAATGAGTTGCCCACCGGGGCGGGAGATCATCTCGCCAAATCGCGCCTGACGTGCCACAGTCTTGGCGGCGCGAGCAGCGATTTCGTTTTCCCAATCAGTGCGTGAGCGATTCTCGATATTGGCTCTGACCTTGGTCACAATCGCGTCGAGCATCTAACTTTCCTCCCGCGATGCCGCAACGTAGTCCCTCAGTAGCCGTTTTGCCTTGCCGGAGTGAATAGCTTCGATAGCAAGGTCGGCGCCCTCATCGAGGTCACCGGCTCTCTTCCGCAACGACGAGTGCGAATCCGGCATTGAGTATCGTCGCTATTTTGTAAGCCGAGTCCTTGCCGTCGAGCACGGCACGCAGAATTGCGAGATTGGCTTCCTTGTCGCCGCCGCGCAAGTCTGCGGGCACATAGCCGTTTTGAAGTGCGAGCGGCAGTTCGATGGGGTCTGAGAACAGGTCGGCATCGAGCCACTGGAAGCGATGGTTGATGCCCGTAGGGAGGATTTCGTCAAAGCCATGCGAGTTGTGTACCGTCACGATTGTTGTCTCAGGTAAATGTTGCGCCGCCGATGCAATCAACTCGGCTGTCTGGCGCGTCGCCGTGCCGATAAGTTGATGCGTCGCACGCGCGGGATTGAGCAGCGGTCCGAGCATATTGAACACTGTGCGAAACGCGAGTTCTTTGCGGACTGCCGCAACGTTTTTCATTGCAGGATGATAGTGCGGTGCGAACAAGAAGCAGTAGCCGATGTTGTCCAGCAACTGCGCCGCCCGTTGCGGCGAAAGTTCAAGATTCACGCCGGCGGCTTCGAGTAAGTCAGCCGACCCGCAGGATGAACTCATTGCGCGATTGCCGTGCTTGGCGACGGGTACACCGCAGGCCGCGACAACAAGTGAAGCGGCAGTCGAGATGTTGAATGAGTGCGAGTTATCACCGCCGGTACCGCAACAATCGAAAATCTGAGTTTGGCTGTGCGGCACAACGACGGCATGTTTGCGCAACGAGTGCGCACATCCGGCGATTTCGGAAACACTTTCGCCCTTCACTCGCAATGCCGTCAGAAACGCCGCAACTTGCGTAGGCGCGACTTCACCCAATGCGATGACATCCATCATGGCTTCAGCTTCGGCGAAAGTCAGCGATTCGCCGTGAGCCAGTTTGTGCAGAGTCTCTCTTACCATGTCCGCATATCCACAAAATTGTTGATGATCTTCATTCCCTCAGTGGTCAAAATCGATTCCGGATGAAACTGCACGCCAAACAACGGCGAGGTCTTGTGCTTAAGTCCCATCACTTCCCCGTCGGAAGTATAGGCGACGACTTCAAGCTCCGGCGGCAATGACTCTTCAGCGACGACCAGTGAATGGTATCGTGTCGCTTTGAACGGGTTGGGCAATCCAGCCATCAGCCCTTTACTGCGGTGGTAAATCTCCGAAGTCTTGCCATGAAGCAGACGGTCGGCAGAACCGACCTTGGCGCCGAACGCCTCGCCAATGCATTGATGGCCGAGGCACACGCCAAAAATCGGCGTGGTGGTGTGCATCGACTTGATGATTTCCAGCGATAACTCGGCCTCGCGCGGGTGCCCCGGACCGGGGGAAATCACGATTTTCTGCGGATTCATCTCGATGATTTTTTCAATCGTTGTCTCGTCGGGACGAAGGACAGTGAGATTTTTCTCGCGCTCGCCGAAGTACTGCACCAGATTGTATATGAACGAGTCGTAATTATCGATGAACAGAATCATAGCAGTCCTTCCTCAGCGATTCGGATCGCTTCTTTTAGAGCCGCGATTTTATTGCCGGTTTCGAGATATTCCTGCGCCGGAATCGAGTCGGCGACAATTCCCGCACCGGCTTGCAAGTGGAGACGGTTGCCGCGCTTCACGATGGTCCGTATCGTGATACACATATCGAGATCGCCGGAGAGCGAAA
This is a stretch of genomic DNA from bacterium. It encodes these proteins:
- the trpD gene encoding anthranilate phosphoribosyltransferase — encoded protein: MVRETLHKLAHGESLTFAEAEAMMDVIALGEVAPTQVAAFLTALRVKGESVSEIAGCAHSLRKHAVVVPHSQTQIFDCCGTGGDNSHSFNISTAASLVVAACGVPVAKHGNRAMSSSCGSADLLEAAGVNLELSPQRAAQLLDNIGYCFLFAPHYHPAMKNVAAVRKELAFRTVFNMLGPLLNPARATHQLIGTATRQTAELIASAAQHLPETTIVTVHNSHGFDEILPTGINHRFQWLDADLFSDPIELPLALQNGYVPADLRGGDKEANLAILRAVLDGKDSAYKIATILNAGFALVVAEESR
- a CDS encoding aminodeoxychorismate/anthranilate synthase component II codes for the protein MILFIDNYDSFIYNLVQYFGEREKNLTVLRPDETTIEKIIEMNPQKIVISPGPGHPREAELSLEIIKSMHTTTPIFGVCLGHQCIGEAFGAKVGSADRLLHGKTSEIYHRSKGLMAGLPNPFKATRYHSLVVAEESLPPELEVVAYTSDGEVMGLKHKTSPLFGVQFHPESILTTEGMKIINNFVDMRTW